GGCGAATCAGTCCGTCAGTGTCCTGGAGGTGCAGCAGTACACTTTCAGCCACCTGGCGGGGGGACTTGCGTTCCGGTTTTGCCAGTTGCAGGGCGATGTTGCAGGCAAAATCACCGTGGGCTTCCTGGGCAGGGGTGCCGATAACGACATCAGGGAACAGTTCTGAACAAAGGACGCCTGCATTGCGGGCAGAGGCAAGGGCTTGGGTTACCAGTACAGCAAGTTTCTGACGGATCATTGTTGGGGAGGTTCCTTGGAAGAATCATTGGTCGCAGGCAGCTCGGCAGTGTCCTGATCTTTTATGGTGATATCCCGTGAAAAATCGGGGCAGCGGGCACCGCTGTCCGAGACGGAAAAACGTTTTGCACAGGTTGCGCGCCAGGCACAGATAATACAGTTTTGTCGTTGCATGGGGTCGTTGCCTCACTTGCTCCCGGACGGCGGAAACTGATAGATGACTTCATTGGGGCGGACCAGCCCCAGCTCTTTACGGGCAATCCGCTCAAGCTGATGACGGTCACTGCGCAATGCCTCGATTGAAGAACGCAGCTTCTGGTTTTCGATACGCAGGTCAGCCACAGTATGTTCAATGCGCTGTTTTTCCTGCCTCATTTCGTAAATGCGCAAAAGACCGCGTTCGCCGAATACCGTGAAAAACAGGATAAAGGCAAGGCAGATGGCTGGGATCAGCCAGGTGCGGCGTGTGATGCGGATTCCGGTCATATCAACCCCTGTTACAGCGTGCTGCAAAGTAGTCCGCTGTGGCCTTCAGGCCTGTTTCAAGGTCTATGGACGGCTGCCAACCAAGTTTCTCCTGCGCCAGGGTGATGTCCGGTCTGCGTTGTTTCGGGTCATCCTGAGGCAGCGGTTTGTATATTATCTTTGATTTTGAGCCGGTTATTGTAATGATTTTTTCAGCAAATTCAAGGATGGTGTTTTCAACCGGGTTCCCCAGATTGACCGGGCCGATGAAGTCCTGCTCATTTTCCATCATCCTGATCATGCCGTCGATCAGGTCGCTGACGTAGCAGAAGGAGCGGGTCTGCCTGCCTTCGCCGAAGACCGTAATGTCTTCGTTTTTCAGGGCCTGCAGCATGAAGTTGGATACCACCCTGCCGTCGTTTTCCGCCATGCGGGGGCCGTAGGTGTTGAAGATCCTGATGATACGGATATCAACCTTGTTCTGGCGATGGTAGTCCATCATCAGGGTCTCGGCTACCCGCTTGCCTTCATCGTAGCAGCTGCGAATACCGATCGGGTTGACGTTGCCCCAGTATTCCTCCTTCTGGGGGTGGACCTGGGGATCACCGTAGACCTCCGAGGTAGAGGCCTGCAGGATACGGGCCTTGACCCGTTTTGCCATCCCCAGCATGTTGATCATCCCCATCACGCTGGTCTTGACGGTCTTGACCGGGTTGTACTGGTAGTGCACCGGCGAAGCGGGACAGGCCAGATTGTAGATCCGGTCCACCTCCAGCAGGATCGGTTCCACGATGTCGTGACGGATCAGCTCAAAGCGATGGTTGTCCATCAGGTGGATGATGTTGTCTTTGCTGCCGGTAAAGAGGTTGTCCAGGCAGATGACGTCATTGCCTTCATTGAGCAGCCGCTCACAGAGGTGACTGCCCAGAAAGCCCGCGCCGCCGGTGACGAGAATACGCATAATTCAAA
Above is a window of Trichlorobacter lovleyi SZ DNA encoding:
- a CDS encoding FtsB family cell division protein encodes the protein MTGIRITRRTWLIPAICLAFILFFTVFGERGLLRIYEMRQEKQRIEHTVADLRIENQKLRSSIEALRSDRHQLERIARKELGLVRPNEVIYQFPPSGSK
- a CDS encoding UDP-glucuronic acid decarboxylase family protein — its product is MRILVTGGAGFLGSHLCERLLNEGNDVICLDNLFTGSKDNIIHLMDNHRFELIRHDIVEPILLEVDRIYNLACPASPVHYQYNPVKTVKTSVMGMINMLGMAKRVKARILQASTSEVYGDPQVHPQKEEYWGNVNPIGIRSCYDEGKRVAETLMMDYHRQNKVDIRIIRIFNTYGPRMAENDGRVVSNFMLQALKNEDITVFGEGRQTRSFCYVSDLIDGMIRMMENEQDFIGPVNLGNPVENTILEFAEKIITITGSKSKIIYKPLPQDDPKQRRPDITLAQEKLGWQPSIDLETGLKATADYFAARCNRG